One window of the Rhipicephalus microplus isolate Deutch F79 chromosome 2, USDA_Rmic, whole genome shotgun sequence genome contains the following:
- the LOC119169651 gene encoding very long chain fatty acid elongase AAEL008004, with amino-acid sequence MEATVDLLTGAPSGATAATANAGALANATLARDPRTTTWPLAGNPPLIGALLLSYVYLVKVGGPRFMRDRKPYNLRRVILVYNATMVLLNAYFVVNFLSRSYLGGGYSVLCQGIRFDADPRTLELVSLCWWYLLVRIADFLDTVFFVLRKKDSHVSFLHVVHHVLVVFNGWFGLSYGPDGQVMFCICLNSFVHVIMYTYYFLSLLGPHVQKHLWWKRYLTQLQLAQFIVIFVHSTIPLFKDCGYPRPHTFIVLSESVLFFGMFVRFYRGAYKNKQPAKAA; translated from the coding sequence ATGGAAGCCACCGTCGACCTGCTGACCGGTGCACCGAGCGGAGCCACAGCCGCCACGGCGAACGCCGGCGCGCTCGCCAACGCCACCTTGGCTCGGGACCCGCGCACCACAACATGGCCGCTCGCCGGCAACCCGCCGCTCATCGGCGCCCTCCTGCTGAGCTACGTGTACCTCGTCAAGGTTGGCGGGCCGCGCTTTATGCGCGACCGCAAGCCGTACAACCTGCGCCGCGTCATCCTCGTCTACAACGCGACCATGGTGCTTCTCAACGCGTACTTCGTGGTCAACTTCCTGTCACGCTCCTACCTGGGCGGCGGGTACAGCGTGCTCTGCCAGGGAATCCGCTTCGACGCCGACCCTCGCACCCTCGAACTGGTGTCCCTGTGCTGGTGGTACCTGCTGGTACGCATCGCCGACTTTCTGGACACCGTGTTCTTCGTGCTGCGTAAGAAAGACTCACACGTCTCCTTCCTCCACGTTGTTCACCACGTCCTGGTGGTCTTCAACGGCTGGTTTGGCCTCTCGTACGGGCCCGACGGCCAGGTGATGTTCTGCATTTGTCTGAACAGCTTCGTGCACGTCATCATGTACACCTACTACTTCCTATCGCTGCTGGGTCCGCACGTGCAGAAGCACCTTTGGTGGAAGCGGTACCTGACGCAGCTCCAGTTGGCACAGTTCATCGTCATCTTTGTGCACAGCACCATACCGCTGTTCAAGGACTGCGGCTACCCGCGGCCACACACGTTCATCGTGCTCTCCGAGTCTGTGCTCTTTTTTGGCATGTTTGTGCGCTTCTACCGCGGAGCCTACAAGAACAAGCAACCGGCAAAGGCGGCCTGA